One Glycine max cultivar Williams 82 chromosome 6, Glycine_max_v4.0, whole genome shotgun sequence DNA segment encodes these proteins:
- the LOC100775501 gene encoding zinc finger protein GIS2, translating into MSSDSRSRSRSRSRSPMDRKIRSDRFSYRDAPYRRDSRRGFSRDNLCKNCKRPGHYARECPNVAICHNCGLPGHIASECTTKSLCWNCKEPGHMASSCPNEGICHTCGKAGHRARECSAPPMPPGDLRLCNNCYKQGHIAAECTNEKACNNCRKTGHLARDCPNDPICNLCNVSGHVARQCPKANVLGDRSGGGGGGGGARGGGGGGYRDVVCRNCQQLGHMSRDCMGPLMICHNCGGRGHLAYECPSGRFMDRYPRRY; encoded by the exons atgAGTTCAGACAGCCGCAGCAGGAGCAGGAGCAGAAGCAGGAGCCCAATGGACCGTAAGATCCGCTCTGATCGATTTTCCTATCGAGATGCACCTTACAGGAGAGATTCACGTCGGGGTTTCAG cCGAGACAATCTGTGCAAGAACTGCAAGAGGCCTGGTCATTATGCAAGAGAATGCCCGAATGTTGCAATTTGCCACAACTGTGGCCTCCCTGG GCACATTGCTTCTGAATGTACCACAAAGTCGCTGTGCTGGAACTGTAAAGAACCTGGCCACATGGCCAGCAGTTGTCCAAATGAGGGCATTTGCCACACCTGTGGTAAAGCTGGACACCGTGCTAGGGAATGCTCAGCCCCTCCAATGCCTCCAGGGGACTTGAGGTTGTGCAACAACTGTTATAAGCAGGGGCACATTGCCGCGGAATGTACGAATGAGAAGGCTTGCAACAACTGTAGGAAGACAGGCCACTTGGCACGTGATTGTCCTAACGATCCAATTTGTAATTTGTGCAATGTTTCTGGGCATGTGGCTAGACAGTGTCCGAAAGCCAATGTTCTTGGAGACCGCAGTGGTGGCGGTGGTGGCGGCGGCGGTGCTCGTGGTGGCGGCGGCGGTGGCTACCGAGATGTTGTTTGCAGGAACTGCCAGCAATTAGGTCACATGAGTAGGGATTGCATGGGCCCCTTGATGATTTGTCACAATTGTGGAGGTCGTGGTCACCTGGCATATGAGTGCCCTTCGGGTCGGTTTATGGACCGCTACCCCAGGAGGTACTGA